A portion of the Anoplopoma fimbria isolate UVic2021 breed Golden Eagle Sablefish chromosome 15, Afim_UVic_2022, whole genome shotgun sequence genome contains these proteins:
- the LOC129103026 gene encoding LOW QUALITY PROTEIN: RNA-binding protein 25-like (The sequence of the model RefSeq protein was modified relative to this genomic sequence to represent the inferred CDS: deleted 1 base in 1 codon) has translation MCEVERERERERERERERERKREREGEGEREREREREKEREREREREKRREREREEREKGRERERERERKGERERKGEREREREREREREREREREREKERERERKGEREREREREREKGREREREREREREREREKGREREKEREREKREREKGEREKGEREREERERERERERERERERERERREREREREREREKGRERERKEREKGRERERREREREREREKGEREREKRRERERRGREREERREREEREREREKGERREKGEREREREREREREREEKGREREREREREREREREKGRERERERERERERERERKREREKGEREREREREKREREREREREREREREREREREREKEREREGERERERERERERERESARRLPTENTAVPVFDVLCACKSTLWSSVPE, from the exons atGTG tgaagtggagagagagagagaaagggagagagagagagaaagggagagagagagaaagagagagagagagggagagggagagagagagagagaaagagagagagagaaagagagagagagagaaagggagagagagaagaggagagagagagaaagggaggagagagagaaagggagagagagagaaagggagagagagagaaagggagagagagagagaaagggagagagagagagagaaagagagagagagagagaaagagagagagagagagagagagagagagagaaagagagagagagagagagaaagggagagagagagagagagagagaaagagagagagagaaagggagagagagagaaagggagagagagagagaaagggagagagagagagagaaagggagagagagagagaaggagagagagagagagaagagagagagagagaaaggagagagagagaaaggggagagagagagagaagagagagagagagagagagaaagagagagagagagagaaagggagagagagagagaaaggagagagagagagagagaaagggagagagagagagagaaagggagagagagagagagaaaggagagagagaaagggagagagagagaaaggagagagagagagagggagagagagagagagaaaggagagagagagagagagaaaaggagagagagagagagaagggggagagagagagaggagaggagagagagagaagagagggagagagagagagagaaaggggagaga agagaaaagggagaaagagagagagaaagggagagagagagagaaagggagagagaagagaaagggagagagagagaaagggagagagagagagaaagggagagagagagagagaaagggagagagagagagagagagagagagagagagagagagagagagagagagagaaagagagagagagagaaaggagagagagagagggagagggagagagagaagagagagagagaaagggagagagagagagagagagagagagagagggagagagagagagaaagggagagagagaaagagagagagagagagggagagagagagagagagagagagagagagagagagagagagagagagagtgcaagACGCCTACCTACTGAAAACACTGCCGTACCCGTGTTTGATGTGCTGTGTGCCTGCAAGAGCACTCTGTGGTCCAGTGTCCCGGAGTAG